A stretch of the Streptomyces lunaelactis genome encodes the following:
- a CDS encoding competence protein CoiA family protein, which produces MQLTADHAEWGRLDVTLDDLGCGRSWEEIHRVRGVELTCPECGGQVHARLSKLDTRHLYHRTKPPSCSLANESLEHHLLKLELVTCARAAGFRAELEVAAPTGEWRADVMVFRPDGTRLMALEAQLSPITVEDITARTGLYERDGVRVCWFGFRPRPWVGAVPTLLVQAPEERGQGWRVTAGLARLSTRPVSWSPVDAALSDAVSWMLTGRIVPHEPLSSARKVTEEGGWGEWAQGWTRSWNDGWRLWWTSPTYAALDAECAREEAEARRRRKAEEETEARRWAIEEKEKARKKEAKDRAYAAFWSRTGLNQQQWRYFRAIAELFFDLDLVFGAPDSRYGDGRPVYERGGPDGKEWTLVGVACPDPSRLRAWAEDVALLVPSHLDLDTLAGRAWAPFQVYVLNPDTGEMDQERVLPASVRP; this is translated from the coding sequence GTGCAGTTGACTGCCGATCACGCCGAATGGGGGCGGCTGGACGTCACCTTGGACGATCTGGGCTGCGGCAGGTCGTGGGAGGAGATCCACCGGGTGCGCGGTGTGGAACTGACGTGCCCGGAGTGCGGTGGTCAGGTCCACGCCCGCCTCTCGAAGCTGGACACCCGGCACCTCTACCACCGCACCAAGCCGCCGTCGTGCTCGCTGGCGAACGAGTCGCTGGAGCATCACCTGCTCAAGCTGGAGCTGGTGACCTGTGCGCGGGCCGCTGGCTTCCGGGCCGAACTGGAGGTCGCCGCACCCACCGGGGAATGGCGTGCGGACGTGATGGTCTTCAGGCCGGACGGCACCCGGCTGATGGCGCTGGAGGCGCAGCTGTCCCCCATCACCGTGGAGGACATCACGGCCCGCACCGGTCTGTACGAGCGGGACGGGGTCAGGGTGTGCTGGTTCGGCTTCCGACCGCGCCCGTGGGTGGGCGCCGTGCCCACGCTCCTGGTTCAGGCTCCCGAGGAACGCGGGCAGGGGTGGAGGGTGACCGCCGGCCTGGCTCGCTTATCCACGCGGCCGGTGAGCTGGTCGCCGGTCGATGCGGCGCTGAGCGACGCGGTGTCGTGGATGCTAACGGGCCGGATCGTGCCGCACGAGCCTCTCTCCAGCGCCCGGAAGGTCACCGAGGAAGGCGGCTGGGGCGAGTGGGCGCAAGGCTGGACCAGGTCCTGGAACGACGGGTGGCGCCTGTGGTGGACGTCCCCCACCTACGCGGCCCTGGACGCCGAGTGCGCCCGGGAAGAGGCGGAGGCCAGGCGTCGGCGGAAGGCGGAAGAGGAGACCGAGGCGCGGCGATGGGCGATCGAGGAAAAGGAGAAGGCCAGGAAGAAGGAGGCCAAGGACCGCGCGTATGCCGCGTTCTGGAGCCGCACGGGCCTGAACCAGCAGCAGTGGAGGTACTTCCGGGCCATCGCCGAGCTGTTCTTCGACCTGGACCTGGTCTTCGGCGCTCCGGATTCCCGGTACGGCGACGGCAGGCCGGTCTATGAACGCGGCGGCCCCGACGGCAAGGAGTGGACGCTGGTCGGAGTCGCTTGCCCGGACCCGAGCCGACTGAGGGCCTGGGCAGAGGACGTGGCCCTGCTGGTCCCCTCCCACCTCGATCTCGACACCCTCGCCGGGCGGGCGTGGGCGCCGTTCCAGGTCTACGTGCTCAACCCGGACACCGGCGAGATGGACCAGGAGCGCGTGCTGCCGGCAAGCGTCAGGCCGTAG
- a CDS encoding tyrosine-type recombinase/integrase, with product MATVVPLKTGFGAATVRAAADRYLDSLTVANTRRAYTTALGKVAPELGEGRPLSAVADDEIGQALEQLWGTAAVSTWNARRGAVGGWLAWCHDAGLQPPHIPAWCKRMPDPGSDTPVRSKTAIDRLIARRDVGLREKVTYRMLYETVARADELLGVNIEDLNLAARQAPVKAKGAKAVRRRGQAREDYATETVYWDAGTARLLPRLIGERTRGPLLVTHRKPGPGKVRTPRDVCPDTGLARLSYGQLRALLDRHTCVGGEEGTGWDPHEFRHSGLTHLGEQGVSLLLFMAKSRHKSVSAARKYFKPGAAALAEVTSLLAPSHSRR from the coding sequence GTGGCGACCGTCGTCCCCCTCAAGACCGGCTTCGGAGCGGCGACCGTGCGCGCCGCCGCCGACCGGTATCTCGACTCCCTCACCGTGGCGAACACCCGCCGGGCCTACACCACGGCGCTCGGCAAGGTCGCCCCCGAGCTCGGCGAGGGCCGGCCCCTGTCGGCCGTCGCCGACGACGAGATCGGCCAGGCCCTCGAACAGCTCTGGGGCACCGCCGCCGTCAGCACCTGGAACGCGCGGCGCGGCGCGGTGGGCGGCTGGCTCGCCTGGTGCCACGACGCGGGCCTGCAGCCGCCGCACATCCCGGCCTGGTGCAAGCGGATGCCCGACCCCGGCTCCGACACCCCGGTCCGCTCCAAGACCGCCATCGACCGCCTGATCGCGCGGCGCGACGTCGGCCTGCGCGAGAAGGTCACCTACCGGATGCTCTACGAGACCGTCGCCCGCGCCGACGAGCTGCTCGGCGTCAACATCGAGGACCTCAACCTCGCCGCCCGCCAGGCCCCGGTGAAGGCCAAGGGCGCCAAGGCCGTCCGCCGCCGAGGCCAGGCCCGCGAGGACTACGCGACGGAGACCGTCTACTGGGACGCCGGCACCGCCCGGCTCCTCCCCCGCCTGATCGGCGAGCGGACCCGCGGCCCGCTGCTCGTCACCCACCGAAAGCCCGGCCCCGGCAAGGTCCGCACCCCGCGCGACGTCTGCCCCGACACCGGCCTGGCTCGCCTGTCCTACGGCCAGCTGCGCGCCCTGCTGGACCGGCACACCTGCGTCGGCGGCGAGGAAGGCACCGGATGGGACCCGCACGAGTTCCGCCACTCCGGCCTGACCCACCTCGGCGAACAGGGCGTCTCCCTGCTGCTGTTCATGGCGAAGTCCCGCCACAAGTCCGTCAGCGCCGCCCGGAAGTACTTCAAGCCCGGCGCGGCCGCCCTCGCCGAAGTCACCAGCCTGCTCGCCCCCAGCCACAGCCGCCGCTGA
- a CDS encoding replication-relaxation family protein, translating into MSLDDTGRRAPATAQNALWSWTRDVPRARRRPISSAVSSAVKDSTAVPIAAGHTPGPGVGGDADTSLPVPPASGGQRSCSSSTPTAPQVRGDALRMLACVRVATARQMAQVITAEDADGRSYVRRAMRKLAEQGLAETNGKQGKELIWNLTRAGLRAVADGNELPARPRVGTGAKAVRAGFGPHALAVTETILAVGGRHYLTDWQVEVNHAIKETGLTFNTDAVLNVPGKAAEVGLYEIDNGTMSRAKLAREVWDYERYAGHRVWEGARGTIGGTFPFWSRYRYTRSSRFPPLHVVLAGKEEHLLQRRLEALAAAVDGIAVSVFATTLPALQRREGWVRLGTDHPDRRRERYPEPVGR; encoded by the coding sequence ATGTCGCTCGACGACACCGGCCGCCGCGCACCCGCGACCGCGCAGAACGCGCTCTGGAGCTGGACAAGGGATGTCCCGAGGGCGCGACGCCGCCCGATTTCCAGTGCCGTATCCAGTGCCGTGAAGGATTCGACGGCCGTGCCCATCGCCGCAGGCCACACCCCTGGTCCAGGGGTCGGCGGTGACGCTGACACCTCTCTCCCTGTCCCTCCTGCGTCTGGAGGGCAGAGGTCCTGTTCCTCTTCAACCCCCACGGCTCCCCAGGTCAGGGGAGATGCGCTGCGGATGCTCGCCTGCGTGCGCGTCGCGACCGCCCGCCAGATGGCGCAGGTGATCACAGCCGAGGACGCGGACGGGCGGTCGTACGTGCGCCGGGCGATGCGGAAGCTGGCGGAGCAGGGCCTGGCGGAGACGAACGGCAAGCAGGGCAAAGAGCTGATCTGGAATCTGACCCGGGCGGGGCTGCGGGCGGTGGCCGACGGCAACGAACTGCCCGCGCGGCCGCGCGTCGGCACCGGAGCCAAGGCGGTCCGCGCCGGGTTCGGTCCGCACGCCCTGGCGGTGACGGAGACGATCCTCGCCGTCGGCGGCCGCCACTACCTGACCGACTGGCAGGTGGAGGTCAACCACGCGATCAAGGAGACCGGGCTGACGTTCAACACCGACGCCGTCCTCAACGTGCCGGGCAAGGCCGCCGAGGTCGGCCTCTACGAGATAGACAACGGCACGATGTCGCGGGCCAAGCTCGCCCGCGAGGTCTGGGACTACGAGCGGTACGCCGGACACCGCGTCTGGGAAGGAGCCCGCGGCACCATCGGCGGCACGTTCCCGTTCTGGTCGCGCTACCGGTACACCCGCAGCAGCCGGTTCCCGCCGCTGCACGTGGTCCTGGCGGGCAAGGAGGAGCACCTGCTGCAGCGGCGCCTGGAGGCGCTCGCCGCGGCGGTCGACGGCATCGCGGTCTCGGTGTTCGCCACCACGCTGCCCGCCCTGCAGCGCCGCGAGGGGTGGGTGCGACTCGGCACCGACCACCCGGACCGCCGGCGGGAGCGGTACCCGGAGCCGGTCGGCCGGTGA
- a CDS encoding ParA family protein gives MARRVAMLNNKGGVGKSGTTIRLAEGLAKAGKRVFVVDMDPQGNSSQMLGWHYDPELKQPTISQAIKANTGEDEALGCAREVFQPIAWNCSYAERISIAPARLPLENRMSEAGIGGAWRRLDQALEGADDHVDYTLIDCPPSLFHLTQLGLAASHDAVIVADADFYAVEGAQRARDFIKRKSAKDLGNPDLELRGVILNKYKDTVRQNEQRDSIRQIFGPLVWDPTVKFIESLATANNNGVSLEESKGDRLSEIRATYELLTQTFLKEIPQP, from the coding sequence ATGGCCCGACGTGTAGCCATGCTCAACAACAAGGGAGGGGTCGGGAAATCCGGCACCACCATTCGCCTCGCCGAGGGTCTGGCGAAGGCGGGCAAGCGGGTGTTCGTGGTGGACATGGACCCGCAAGGCAACAGCTCGCAGATGCTCGGGTGGCACTACGACCCGGAGTTGAAGCAGCCGACGATCAGCCAGGCCATCAAGGCCAACACGGGGGAGGACGAAGCTCTCGGCTGCGCCCGGGAGGTCTTCCAGCCGATCGCCTGGAACTGCAGCTACGCCGAGCGCATCTCGATCGCCCCCGCCCGGCTCCCGCTGGAGAACCGGATGTCGGAGGCCGGGATCGGCGGCGCCTGGCGGCGGCTCGACCAGGCCCTGGAGGGTGCCGACGACCACGTCGACTACACGCTGATCGACTGCCCGCCGAGCCTGTTCCACCTCACCCAGCTCGGTCTCGCCGCGTCGCACGACGCGGTGATCGTGGCCGACGCGGACTTCTACGCCGTTGAGGGCGCGCAGCGAGCACGCGACTTCATCAAGAGGAAGTCGGCCAAGGACCTCGGCAACCCGGACCTGGAACTGCGCGGCGTGATCCTCAACAAGTACAAGGACACCGTCCGCCAGAACGAACAGCGCGACTCGATCCGCCAGATCTTCGGCCCCCTGGTGTGGGACCCGACCGTGAAGTTCATCGAGTCCCTGGCGACCGCCAACAACAACGGCGTCTCCCTCGAGGAATCCAAGGGAGACCGGCTCTCCGAGATCCGCGCCACCTACGAACTGCTCACCCAGACCTTCCTGAAGGAGATCCCGCAGCCGTGA
- a CDS encoding helix-turn-helix domain-containing protein, whose product MSDFPDENDLWADGLPEDVEEPVDEADGELDELDGPPVEFRRGRRSRYKFTMTPQWVLLMTELSHPAFRLYCLMLAHVSSERDDQLVWPQQKTLAKMLGYSRRASVDPLIKLLVKLQLIEVEEKRYGHNNSRRRNVYTVHEEPPANWKGWASLQEFYAAEKAARKAARTAEKKAAEAAPKAAKGRTSVSAGQDGVTPTSPPAAAPASAPEHEKTGDATPSARPHGERGASATSGGTRTSKKASPKKASKTRFRMTREQAAAVATVEAAWPAALAELLPKYRPDVIRDAVLEALDGGRTADQLAARVQRRWSTHGYADALATGGKGIGSPVGVAVGLVRPSTDCPDPMCEDGVTIHVGDACPKCEQRRLDRKADRRQGRVPDQRKDQGPAPECWTCEGPDCEKPGKGQRPEDGLCRTCREQLQAATARLTADLAAADAERQRRADALAWEALLEDAYDEHQEREDQAAEARATAERERQRAADAAENQRLREEMLRQHPELAEYAQA is encoded by the coding sequence GTGAGCGATTTCCCCGACGAGAACGACCTGTGGGCGGATGGCCTACCGGAGGATGTCGAAGAGCCCGTCGACGAGGCCGACGGCGAGCTGGACGAACTTGACGGCCCGCCGGTGGAGTTCCGGCGAGGGCGCCGGTCCCGCTACAAGTTCACGATGACCCCGCAGTGGGTCTTGCTGATGACGGAGCTGTCGCACCCGGCGTTCCGGCTGTACTGCCTGATGCTGGCGCACGTGAGCTCCGAGCGTGACGACCAGCTCGTGTGGCCGCAGCAGAAGACGCTGGCGAAGATGCTCGGCTACAGCCGCCGGGCGTCCGTCGACCCGCTGATCAAGCTCCTGGTGAAGCTGCAGCTGATCGAGGTGGAGGAGAAGCGGTACGGCCACAACAACAGCCGTCGCCGCAACGTCTACACGGTCCACGAGGAACCGCCGGCGAACTGGAAGGGCTGGGCCTCGCTGCAGGAGTTCTACGCCGCCGAGAAGGCCGCGCGGAAGGCGGCGCGGACCGCCGAGAAGAAGGCGGCGGAGGCTGCCCCGAAGGCAGCCAAGGGACGTACGAGCGTATCCGCAGGTCAGGATGGGGTGACGCCCACGTCACCCCCTGCGGCGGCGCCCGCGTCGGCCCCGGAACACGAGAAGACCGGCGATGCCACGCCTTCCGCCCGGCCGCACGGCGAGCGAGGCGCCTCCGCCACGTCCGGCGGCACCAGGACGTCGAAGAAGGCGTCCCCGAAGAAGGCGAGCAAGACGCGCTTCCGGATGACCCGGGAGCAGGCCGCGGCCGTGGCGACGGTGGAGGCGGCCTGGCCCGCCGCGCTCGCCGAGCTGCTGCCGAAGTACCGCCCGGATGTCATCCGGGATGCGGTCCTCGAGGCGCTGGACGGCGGGCGTACGGCCGACCAGCTCGCCGCGCGGGTACAGCGGCGCTGGTCGACACACGGCTACGCGGATGCCTTGGCGACCGGCGGCAAGGGCATCGGCTCGCCGGTCGGCGTCGCGGTCGGCCTGGTCCGCCCATCAACGGACTGCCCGGATCCGATGTGCGAGGACGGCGTCACGATCCACGTCGGCGACGCCTGCCCCAAGTGCGAGCAGCGCCGCCTGGACCGCAAGGCCGACCGCCGCCAGGGCCGCGTTCCCGACCAGCGCAAGGACCAGGGGCCGGCGCCCGAGTGCTGGACGTGCGAGGGCCCGGACTGCGAGAAGCCCGGCAAGGGCCAGCGTCCCGAGGACGGCCTGTGCCGGACCTGCCGCGAGCAGCTGCAGGCGGCGACCGCACGCCTCACCGCAGACCTCGCGGCCGCCGATGCCGAACGTCAGCGGCGCGCTGACGCCCTGGCGTGGGAAGCGCTGTTGGAAGACGCGTACGACGAGCACCAAGAGCGCGAGGACCAGGCCGCCGAGGCCCGTGCCACCGCCGAACGTGAGCGTCAGCGAGCCGCTGACGCCGCCGAGAACCAGCGTCTCCGTGAGGAGATGCTGCGCCAGCACCCCGAGCTCGCCGAGTACGCGCAGGCGTGA
- a CDS encoding AAA family ATPase, whose protein sequence is MTTPLLFDDTLTHVAEARLGVLLAAQRLGTLTPSEKTEITRTMRALTGRSGPPRLIVMVGLPGSGKTTLARELEAHGFLRLSPDEQVWREHGHYGRDFPRGQYKIRERPILGNVATDLRTALAAGRDVVMDHGFWTAEERQEWRQIGEEAGAAVTLVYLPATHEELWERIKERNQQTFDDPNAMYFSEDDLRRHGDRFEPPGADEPHVIYAGSLVPVLADTA, encoded by the coding sequence ATGACGACCCCGCTGCTGTTCGACGACACCCTCACCCACGTCGCCGAGGCCCGTCTCGGCGTCCTCCTGGCGGCGCAGCGGCTCGGCACCCTGACCCCGAGCGAGAAGACGGAGATCACGCGCACCATGCGAGCACTGACAGGGCGGAGCGGCCCGCCCCGGCTGATCGTCATGGTCGGCCTTCCGGGATCGGGGAAGACCACGCTCGCCCGTGAGCTGGAGGCACATGGCTTCCTGCGCCTGTCTCCCGACGAACAGGTCTGGCGCGAACACGGCCACTACGGACGGGACTTCCCCCGGGGCCAGTACAAGATCAGGGAGCGCCCGATCCTCGGAAACGTTGCGACCGACTTGCGCACCGCACTTGCCGCCGGCCGCGACGTGGTCATGGACCATGGCTTCTGGACGGCCGAAGAGCGTCAGGAGTGGCGTCAGATCGGCGAAGAGGCCGGGGCCGCCGTGACCCTGGTGTATCTGCCCGCCACCCACGAAGAGCTGTGGGAGCGCATCAAGGAACGCAACCAGCAGACCTTCGATGACCCGAACGCGATGTACTTCAGCGAGGACGACCTGCGACGTCACGGCGACCGCTTCGAGCCGCCGGGGGCGGACGAACCGCACGTCATCTACGCCGGAAGCCTCGTTCCCGTGCTCGCGGACACCGCATGA
- a CDS encoding GntR family transcriptional regulator, translating to MPPKWRDLADALAAQIKSGEYAPGDRLPKIEDLAKEKELSKTTVHSAYKALEAEGLVTSSRGHGTVVRSHVPLSTGAEREERSKLTGSSWRAGERSDSHMAGIVSAPEDVAEALGITAGEPVIRRSRTYRDAHTNAVISHSTSWIPAAFAEELPELLMGRRLSGGTSIDVVTRLTGRPVARRISSMWARITTPADAGPLEIPEDTQDAVIVLTVRIIDISGMTIEYGIDVGGPGRRWTKEDG from the coding sequence ATGCCGCCCAAGTGGAGAGACCTCGCTGATGCACTCGCCGCGCAGATCAAGAGCGGTGAGTACGCGCCCGGCGACCGCCTGCCCAAGATCGAGGACCTGGCCAAGGAGAAGGAGTTGTCCAAGACGACCGTCCACTCGGCCTACAAGGCGCTGGAGGCTGAGGGCCTGGTCACGTCGTCTCGTGGTCACGGAACGGTCGTCCGATCCCACGTCCCTCTGTCGACCGGCGCCGAGCGTGAGGAGCGCAGCAAGCTCACCGGCTCCTCGTGGCGCGCGGGAGAGCGGTCCGACTCCCACATGGCCGGGATCGTGTCCGCCCCGGAGGACGTCGCCGAGGCCCTGGGGATCACCGCTGGCGAGCCCGTGATTCGGCGGTCCCGCACATACCGCGACGCGCACACCAACGCCGTCATCTCGCACTCAACCTCGTGGATCCCGGCGGCCTTCGCGGAAGAGCTGCCCGAGCTGCTCATGGGAAGGCGGCTGAGCGGCGGCACGTCGATCGACGTGGTCACGCGCCTTACGGGCCGACCTGTTGCCCGGCGGATCAGCTCCATGTGGGCCCGGATCACCACACCCGCCGACGCCGGGCCGCTCGAAATCCCCGAGGACACCCAAGACGCCGTCATCGTCCTGACCGTGCGAATCATCGATATCAGCGGCATGACGATCGAGTACGGCATCGATGTTGGCGGTCCCGGCCGCCGCTGGACCAAGGAGGACGGATGA
- a CDS encoding DUF2637 domain-containing protein, producing MSEATTYRGREQMDAVKAKAAQAEAAATSRRTNALTSIEIEEAREKAAERKDLRAQAAKTKKQEEKAKRREKAAVARKARNERIAAAIGQPLPWVMTVVITSIAFAFPGQFSAVVGLGVFWILALMVPVFIEGATWAMAWLRKWAVANNKPAKLYMVMTWLFASVAAGLNAWHHLDKPQLAVVFAASSLFGVAVFEIYMHSQQHAAGGRDAADIKLALQRRIRHPRVSRRASWLRTATIPALNESEAWAIAWRQVRGTEPGLTKRTLKRHNKLAEKVAEHAEKACEPRLTASLDLFSAPLEPVREVPADKVWAIDPQAIARIFADPANASREARAKASAKEINSASDKADGKPAQAAQEPRTLAAKPQVKPNNPPAARGREKGIQDGSANQARAARTLAAETARAATPEQAEAEKKAAREWVAEQLRAGREVGWRDVQRYFEKEVPELRQRMVRGETWCRTRIKEAEAEHGGDKPLQLVG from the coding sequence ATGAGCGAGGCAACCACCTACCGCGGCCGCGAGCAGATGGACGCGGTCAAGGCCAAGGCGGCACAGGCTGAGGCCGCCGCCACGTCCCGCCGCACCAACGCGCTCACCTCGATCGAGATCGAGGAGGCGCGCGAGAAGGCCGCCGAGCGCAAGGACCTGCGCGCGCAGGCGGCGAAGACCAAGAAGCAGGAAGAGAAGGCGAAGCGCCGCGAGAAGGCGGCCGTCGCCCGCAAGGCCCGCAACGAGCGGATCGCCGCGGCGATCGGGCAGCCCCTGCCGTGGGTGATGACGGTGGTGATCACCTCGATCGCCTTCGCGTTCCCCGGGCAGTTCTCGGCGGTGGTCGGCCTCGGCGTCTTCTGGATCCTGGCGCTGATGGTCCCGGTGTTCATCGAGGGCGCGACGTGGGCCATGGCCTGGCTGCGCAAGTGGGCAGTCGCCAACAACAAGCCCGCCAAGCTCTACATGGTCATGACGTGGCTGTTCGCGTCGGTCGCGGCCGGGCTGAACGCCTGGCACCACCTGGACAAGCCGCAGCTCGCGGTCGTCTTCGCCGCCAGCTCGCTGTTCGGCGTCGCGGTCTTCGAGATCTACATGCACTCGCAGCAGCACGCAGCCGGCGGCCGCGACGCCGCCGACATCAAGCTCGCGCTGCAGCGTCGGATCCGGCACCCGAGGGTCTCGCGCCGGGCATCGTGGCTGCGGACGGCGACGATCCCCGCGTTGAACGAGAGCGAGGCGTGGGCCATCGCGTGGCGGCAGGTGCGCGGCACCGAGCCGGGGCTGACGAAGCGGACGCTCAAGCGGCACAACAAGCTCGCCGAGAAGGTCGCCGAGCACGCGGAGAAGGCGTGCGAGCCGAGGCTGACCGCGTCGCTGGATCTGTTCTCGGCGCCGCTGGAGCCGGTCCGCGAGGTGCCCGCCGACAAGGTGTGGGCGATCGACCCGCAGGCCATCGCGCGGATCTTCGCGGACCCCGCGAACGCTAGCCGTGAGGCCCGCGCGAAGGCGTCCGCGAAAGAGATCAATTCGGCTAGCGACAAGGCCGACGGAAAGCCCGCGCAGGCCGCGCAGGAGCCCCGCACGCTCGCCGCGAAGCCGCAGGTCAAGCCCAACAACCCCCCGGCCGCGCGAGGTCGGGAGAAGGGCATCCAGGACGGTTCCGCGAACCAGGCGCGCGCGGCCCGCACGCTCGCTGCGGAGACCGCCCGCGCGGCCACTCCGGAGCAGGCCGAGGCCGAGAAGAAGGCGGCCCGCGAGTGGGTTGCCGAGCAGCTGCGCGCGGGCCGCGAGGTCGGCTGGCGCGACGTGCAGCGGTACTTCGAGAAGGAGGTCCCCGAGCTCCGGCAGCGGATGGTGCGTGGGGAGACCTGGTGCCGTACGCGCATCAAGGAGGCCGAGGCCGAGCACGGCGGTGACAAGCCGCTGCAGCTGGTCGGCTGA
- a CDS encoding RRQRL motif-containing zinc-binding protein: protein MGAVRKFWDPEGERFGLPTWPWKWAPAHYKTRDQLVAMGLRPHQPIAAQVMWDSKRGVRRAYLFDVALAGPPKARSAAQVASLEAARRKRRICPTCGHEQPYYLSTALKECTTCADGLAAAA, encoded by the coding sequence ATGGGCGCGGTACGCAAGTTCTGGGACCCCGAGGGGGAGCGCTTCGGCCTGCCGACGTGGCCCTGGAAGTGGGCGCCCGCGCACTACAAAACGCGTGACCAGCTGGTCGCGATGGGGCTTCGGCCCCATCAGCCGATCGCCGCTCAGGTGATGTGGGACAGCAAGCGCGGCGTGCGCCGCGCGTACCTGTTCGACGTCGCCCTGGCGGGCCCGCCCAAGGCCCGGTCCGCCGCACAGGTCGCCTCGCTCGAGGCGGCCCGCCGCAAGCGCCGCATCTGCCCGACCTGCGGCCACGAGCAGCCGTACTACCTGTCCACCGCGCTCAAGGAGTGCACGACGTGCGCGGACGGCCTCGCGGCCGCCGCCTGA